In one Candidatus Hydrogenedentota bacterium genomic region, the following are encoded:
- a CDS encoding glutamate synthase subunit beta, giving the protein MLPEKSKGFMTFSRELPEPVPAGERVQHYNEFAGSLPPERLKRQGYRCMNCGVPFCHSGCPLGNQIPDFNDLVKDDMWREALEILHATNNFPEFTGRICPAPCESACVLGIIDPPVTIEMIEREIAERGWESGWITPQPPAARTGKRVAVVGAGPAGLAAAQQLNRAGHTVVVYERADEPGGLLLYGIPNFKLDKSVVRRRVEQMRAEGVEFRCGVEVGRDVPAKDLAEYDAVLLALGSTKPRLFREADVPGSGLKGIVPAVDFLTQQTRRVLRKTVEGGDIVATGKKVVVIGGGDTGSDCVGTSLRQGCASILNIELFPKPPEARSARNLWPEWDFVLRTSSSHKEAPGGDCREWCINTRSFEGDEQGNVRALNAVRVEWSEPDASGRRTMTEIPGSEMRIECDLVLLAMGFVQPEADAFAADLKVEMEKNRFGLGIKADSAYATGVPGVFAAGDARRGQSLVVWAIYEGREAARAMDLHLTGRTHLAARDCQGYEEVRLAPAQS; this is encoded by the coding sequence ATGCTGCCGGAAAAATCCAAAGGGTTCATGACCTTCTCCCGCGAACTTCCCGAGCCGGTCCCGGCAGGGGAGCGGGTGCAACACTACAACGAGTTCGCCGGGTCCCTGCCCCCCGAGCGCCTCAAGCGGCAGGGCTACCGCTGCATGAACTGCGGCGTGCCCTTCTGCCACAGCGGGTGCCCCCTGGGAAACCAGATTCCCGACTTCAACGACCTGGTGAAGGACGACATGTGGCGGGAGGCCCTCGAAATCCTCCACGCCACCAACAACTTCCCCGAGTTCACCGGACGGATATGCCCGGCACCCTGCGAGAGCGCGTGCGTGCTGGGCATCATTGACCCGCCCGTGACCATCGAGATGATCGAGCGCGAGATCGCCGAACGCGGCTGGGAGAGCGGCTGGATCACTCCGCAGCCCCCGGCGGCCCGCACGGGGAAACGGGTGGCCGTCGTCGGGGCGGGCCCCGCCGGCCTGGCCGCCGCCCAGCAGCTCAACCGCGCGGGCCACACCGTGGTCGTGTATGAGCGCGCGGACGAGCCGGGCGGCCTGCTCCTCTACGGCATCCCCAACTTCAAGCTGGACAAGTCGGTGGTCCGCCGCCGGGTGGAGCAGATGCGCGCCGAGGGCGTGGAGTTCCGCTGCGGCGTCGAGGTCGGCCGCGATGTGCCCGCGAAGGACCTGGCGGAGTACGACGCCGTCCTCCTGGCGCTCGGCTCCACCAAGCCGCGCCTTTTCCGCGAGGCCGACGTGCCCGGAAGCGGGCTCAAGGGCATCGTGCCCGCCGTGGATTTCCTCACCCAGCAGACCCGGCGCGTGCTCCGCAAGACCGTGGAGGGTGGGGACATCGTGGCCACAGGCAAGAAGGTGGTGGTGATCGGCGGCGGCGACACGGGCTCCGACTGCGTCGGCACCTCGCTGCGGCAGGGTTGCGCCTCCATCCTCAACATTGAACTCTTCCCCAAGCCGCCGGAGGCCCGCTCAGCCCGCAACCTGTGGCCCGAGTGGGACTTCGTGCTGCGCACCTCCTCCAGCCACAAGGAGGCGCCCGGCGGAGACTGCCGGGAATGGTGCATTAACACCAGGTCCTTCGAGGGCGACGAGCAGGGCAATGTCCGCGCGCTGAACGCGGTCCGGGTGGAGTGGAGCGAGCCGGACGCCTCCGGCCGCCGGACCATGACCGAAATTCCCGGCTCCGAGATGCGGATTGAGTGCGACCTGGTGCTGCTGGCCATGGGCTTTGTCCAGCCCGAGGCCGACGCCTTCGCGGCGGACCTCAAGGTCGAGATGGAGAAGAACCGTTTCGGTCTCGGCATCAAGGCCGACAGCGCCTACGCCACCGGTGTGCCGGGGGTCTTCGCCGCGGGCGACGCGCGCCGCGGCCAGTCGCTCGTGGTCTGGGCCATTTATGAGGGCCGCGAGGCCGCACGGGCCATGGACCTCCACCTGACAGGCCGCACCCATCTTGCCGCGCGGGACTGCCAGGGGTATGAGGAGGTCCGGCTGGCCCCCGCGCAGTCCTGA